A single Anatilimnocola floriformis DNA region contains:
- a CDS encoding ATP-binding protein, which translates to MSKIPVRERTAILQSLKAGVVPAIGLPHIQVGRKEEVEALVKDLQIVEEGSSTVRFIVGRFGSGKTFFLNLIRNVALQRKFIVLQADITTDRRLYGTGGEGRALYAELMRNLATRAKPEGGALHSCVERWIGEIDHEVKTGGGDAEDTRLQITKQLRGLQDLVAGFDFATVMTKYYDAYQSHNEDLQDKALRWFRGEYATKTEAREALGVRTIIDDSNGYDYLKLWAAFARLAGYKGLLVNIDELVVLTHRLTNTIARNKNLEAILRIINDCLQGRAEGLCFLLAGTDECVEDKRRGLYSYEALQTRLAPNRFASEDRRDFSTPIIKLQNLSPEDCFVLLSNVRSVFAGGDPTKHLISDEGIISYLQDCQQRMGAAYFQTPRQTVRDFVNLLGILEQNTSTKWQELLRSKEFVSPTDPHSIQGKSETSETDLSEFSL; encoded by the coding sequence ATGTCGAAGATTCCGGTTCGGGAACGCACTGCCATCCTTCAGTCGCTGAAAGCCGGCGTTGTGCCGGCAATCGGCCTCCCCCACATCCAAGTTGGCAGAAAGGAGGAAGTTGAGGCGCTGGTTAAGGATCTGCAAATCGTGGAGGAAGGCAGCTCGACCGTACGATTCATCGTTGGGCGTTTTGGGAGTGGCAAGACATTCTTTCTGAACCTCATTCGTAATGTAGCACTGCAGCGCAAATTTATCGTTTTGCAGGCAGACATTACTACCGACCGACGACTGTATGGCACCGGAGGCGAGGGTCGGGCGCTCTATGCTGAATTGATGCGCAACCTTGCTACCCGCGCGAAGCCCGAGGGCGGAGCACTTCACAGCTGTGTGGAGCGATGGATCGGCGAAATCGACCACGAAGTGAAAACTGGCGGCGGTGACGCGGAGGACACTCGCCTTCAAATCACAAAGCAACTGCGTGGCCTGCAAGACCTAGTCGCTGGATTTGACTTTGCTACCGTAATGACAAAGTACTACGACGCGTATCAAAGCCACAACGAAGACCTGCAGGACAAAGCGCTTCGCTGGTTTCGGGGCGAGTATGCCACGAAGACAGAAGCCCGCGAAGCCCTTGGCGTACGCACGATTATCGACGACAGCAACGGCTACGACTACTTGAAGCTGTGGGCCGCCTTCGCGCGGCTCGCCGGCTACAAGGGACTGCTGGTCAACATCGATGAACTTGTGGTGCTGACACATCGGCTCACAAATACGATCGCGCGCAACAAGAATCTCGAGGCGATTTTGCGGATCATCAACGATTGCCTCCAAGGGCGCGCCGAAGGACTTTGCTTTTTGCTGGCGGGAACGGACGAGTGTGTCGAAGACAAACGTCGCGGGCTCTACAGTTACGAGGCACTGCAAACTCGGCTTGCACCAAATCGCTTCGCATCGGAGGATCGCAGGGATTTCTCCACCCCAATCATCAAACTGCAGAATCTGAGTCCCGAAGACTGCTTCGTGTTGTTGAGCAATGTTCGAAGTGTTTTTGCTGGGGGTGATCCGACCAAGCACTTGATTTCTGACGAGGGAATCATCAGCTACCTCCAGGACTGTCAGCAGCGGATGGGCGCCGCGTACTTTCAGACGCCACGCCAGACTGTGCGAGACTTTGTAAACCTTTTGGGGATTCTCGAGCAGAACACTTCGACAAAGTGGCAAG